One Saccharopolyspora erythraea NRRL 2338 genomic region harbors:
- a CDS encoding SDR family NAD(P)-dependent oxidoreductase, with protein MSRRALVTGASSGIGAAVAAALVERGYRVTGTSRDPAAVENPVPGVDHLPLDLTDDASIEACAAAAGEVDVLVNNAGESQSGPFEELPAAAIQRVFQLNVFGAVRLTQLLLPGMRARGRGRVVVVGSMPASFPLAFRSSYVASKAAIKGFASAARRELSPYGIAVTTVEPGAARTGISQRRTQYIVDGSAFTDEYRAMATALDANERNGIPASKVAATVVRAVESARPKPHYAVGSNAPVVFAVRRVLPRTFVERMVSRRHGLRP; from the coding sequence GTGAGCCGCAGGGCGCTCGTCACGGGCGCGTCGTCGGGGATCGGTGCGGCGGTGGCCGCGGCGCTGGTGGAGCGCGGCTACCGGGTGACCGGCACCAGCCGCGATCCCGCGGCGGTCGAGAACCCGGTGCCGGGTGTGGACCACCTCCCGCTCGACCTCACCGACGACGCCTCCATCGAGGCGTGCGCCGCGGCGGCGGGCGAGGTCGACGTGCTGGTCAACAACGCGGGCGAGAGCCAGAGCGGGCCGTTCGAGGAACTGCCCGCGGCGGCGATCCAGCGGGTGTTCCAGCTCAACGTGTTCGGTGCCGTGCGGCTGACGCAGTTGCTGCTACCGGGAATGCGCGCTCGCGGGCGTGGCCGCGTGGTCGTGGTCGGCTCGATGCCGGCGAGCTTCCCGCTGGCGTTCCGGTCGTCGTACGTGGCGTCGAAGGCGGCGATCAAGGGCTTCGCGAGTGCCGCCCGGCGCGAGCTGTCGCCGTACGGGATCGCGGTCACCACCGTCGAACCGGGGGCGGCCCGCACCGGGATCAGCCAGCGGCGGACGCAGTACATCGTGGACGGTTCGGCGTTCACCGACGAGTACCGCGCGATGGCGACCGCGCTGGATGCCAACGAGCGCAACGGGATCCCCGCTTCGAAGGTGGCGGCGACCGTCGTGCGCGCGGTCGAGTCGGCGCGTCCGAAACCGCACTACGCGGTGGGCAGCAACGCACCGGTCGTGTTCGCCGTGCGCCGCGTGCTGCCTCGGACCTTCGTCGAGCGCATGGTTTCCCGGCGCCACGGCCTGAGGCCGTGA
- a CDS encoding class I SAM-dependent methyltransferase, with protein MPTLPSDRARTPEDEPHRHREVAESFGTDPERYDRTRPRYPEALVAAVVGAAPGPRVLDVGCGTGIQARQFQAAGGEVLGVEPDARMADFARGTGVEVEVAAFEAWDPAGREFDAVIAGQAWHWVDPVAGAAKAAAVLRPGGLLAAFWQVFDSPPEVANAFDSACRRVGPDLPWHRTAGPKKAVNGYQALFTKAAEGIRRAGAFSAPEQWSFDWEWSCTRDEWLDLLPSFGSLTRLPPDLVAQVLEEVGAAVDAIGRGFTMDCTAVAVTAERNRRA; from the coding sequence ATGCCCACTTTACCGTCGGACCGCGCCCGCACTCCCGAGGACGAGCCTCATCGGCACCGGGAGGTGGCGGAGTCGTTCGGCACCGATCCCGAACGCTACGACCGGACCCGGCCTCGCTACCCCGAAGCCCTGGTCGCGGCCGTCGTCGGCGCAGCCCCCGGCCCCCGTGTCCTCGACGTCGGCTGCGGCACCGGCATCCAGGCCCGGCAGTTCCAGGCCGCCGGCGGCGAGGTTCTCGGCGTCGAACCCGACGCGCGGATGGCTGACTTCGCGCGCGGCACCGGAGTCGAGGTCGAGGTGGCGGCGTTCGAAGCGTGGGACCCCGCCGGGCGGGAGTTCGACGCGGTCATCGCCGGACAGGCCTGGCACTGGGTCGATCCGGTCGCGGGCGCGGCCAAGGCGGCGGCGGTGTTGCGGCCCGGAGGACTGCTGGCGGCGTTCTGGCAGGTGTTCGACAGCCCGCCGGAGGTCGCGAACGCTTTCGATTCGGCCTGCCGCCGGGTCGGGCCCGACTTGCCGTGGCACCGCACGGCAGGGCCGAAGAAGGCGGTGAACGGCTACCAGGCGCTGTTCACCAAGGCCGCCGAAGGCATCAGGCGGGCAGGCGCGTTCAGCGCACCCGAGCAGTGGAGCTTCGACTGGGAGTGGTCCTGCACCCGGGACGAGTGGCTGGATCTTCTCCCCAGTTTCGGCAGCCTCACCCGGCTCCCGCCGGACCTGGTGGCGCAGGTGCTGGAGGAGGTCGGGGCCGCTGTCGACGCGATCGGCCGCGGCTTCACGATGGACTGCACCGCGGTTGCGGTCACCGCGGAGCGGAACCGCCGAGCCTGA
- a CDS encoding TetR/AcrR family transcriptional regulator: protein MPTGVHIRDAREQLFDAAERVLLRDGPHALTSRAVTAEAGCAKGVLHRHFTDFDDFLAELVLDRIGRIEGQGASLREAAGTGTIVGNLTDALTSVFESVAVAIVGLVTFRDDLRARLRQTRPAGGIPVLKEATSAMASYLTAERDRGRIAADADVGTLAPTLIGAAHLLFADRESGPPEAEALRRVVTTVLAGVDQETPQGT, encoded by the coding sequence ATGCCGACAGGGGTGCACATCCGCGACGCCCGCGAGCAGCTTTTCGACGCCGCCGAACGCGTCCTGCTCCGGGACGGGCCGCACGCGCTCACCAGCCGCGCCGTCACCGCGGAGGCGGGATGCGCCAAAGGCGTGCTGCACCGGCACTTCACCGACTTCGACGACTTCCTCGCCGAGCTCGTCCTCGACCGGATCGGGCGGATCGAGGGTCAGGGGGCGAGCCTGCGCGAGGCCGCCGGGACAGGCACGATCGTCGGCAACCTCACCGACGCGCTGACGTCCGTGTTCGAGTCGGTCGCCGTTGCGATCGTCGGTCTGGTCACCTTCCGGGACGACCTGCGAGCCCGGCTGCGGCAGACCAGGCCGGCCGGTGGCATCCCGGTCCTGAAGGAGGCCACGTCCGCGATGGCGTCCTACCTCACCGCCGAGCGCGACCGAGGTCGCATCGCGGCGGACGCCGACGTCGGTACGCTCGCCCCCACGCTGATCGGCGCCGCGCACCTGCTGTTCGCCGATCGGGAAAGCGGGCCGCCGGAGGCCGAGGCCCTCCGCAGAGTCGTGACCACGGTCCTCGCCGGCGTGGACCAGGAAACGCCGCAGGGCACCTGA
- a CDS encoding EamA family transporter has translation MGEVLALLSALCFGSTHFLGGLLARRADSAAVALVAQAGGTVLVLGAAPWVAATEVSPAALLWGSLSGVGTGVGVVFLYRAMSAGAFSVVAPLSDVAAVALPVLVGVALLGDRPEALTWCGIAAAAPALWLVSRSDSDGGGGGASRIAAGVRDALVAGGGFALQFIALAQVDPAAGLWPVVASRAASVLAILPLVLRRPVRLRLRPAVACGAVAAGALGSLAIVLFTLAAREQLLSVAVVLTALYPAIPVLLGLVVLGERLTRARLAGLLCAASAVALISLP, from the coding sequence ATGGGTGAGGTGCTCGCCCTGCTGTCGGCGCTGTGCTTCGGCAGCACGCACTTCCTCGGCGGGCTGCTCGCGCGCCGGGCCGACAGCGCGGCCGTGGCGTTGGTCGCGCAGGCGGGCGGAACGGTGCTGGTCCTCGGTGCTGCCCCGTGGGTCGCGGCGACCGAGGTGAGCCCGGCGGCGCTGCTGTGGGGCTCGCTTTCCGGGGTCGGCACAGGTGTGGGCGTGGTGTTCCTCTACCGGGCGATGAGCGCCGGTGCCTTCAGCGTCGTGGCGCCGTTGAGCGATGTCGCCGCGGTCGCGCTGCCGGTGCTGGTCGGCGTCGCCCTGCTGGGTGACCGCCCCGAGGCGTTGACGTGGTGCGGGATCGCCGCCGCCGCGCCCGCGCTCTGGCTCGTCTCCCGGTCGGACTCCGATGGCGGAGGTGGCGGCGCGAGCCGGATCGCAGCCGGTGTGCGGGACGCACTGGTCGCGGGCGGTGGCTTCGCCCTGCAGTTCATCGCGTTGGCGCAGGTGGACCCCGCTGCCGGGTTGTGGCCCGTGGTGGCCAGCCGCGCGGCGTCGGTGCTGGCGATCCTGCCGCTGGTGCTGCGCCGTCCGGTGCGGCTGCGGCTGCGGCCCGCCGTCGCCTGCGGCGCCGTGGCGGCCGGCGCGTTGGGGAGCCTGGCCATCGTGCTGTTCACCCTGGCCGCACGCGAGCAGCTGCTCTCGGTCGCGGTCGTGCTCACGGCCCTGTACCCGGCCATCCCGGTGCTGCTGGGGTTGGTCGTGCTCGGTGAGCGGCTGACCCGCGCCCGCCTCGCCGGGCTGCTGTGCGCGGCGTCGGCGGTGGCGCTGATCTCCCTGCCCTGA
- a CDS encoding MarR family winged helix-turn-helix transcriptional regulator, whose protein sequence is MHESGRLANLLGAAALAVSDRLLAGATAAAGTSASGAAALVVLADAAGLSVTELGRRVGLSQSAAARMVDALEKHGLVRREATWGKAVAVRLTDAGRETAGGLLGARGSALGEVVDAFDRAEREQLEQLLTKLLAGLYHRPGDAERLCRLCDRGSCVARGAVCPVGRADREHRAREARGDG, encoded by the coding sequence ATGCATGAAAGCGGTCGACTGGCGAACCTGCTCGGGGCGGCGGCGCTGGCGGTCAGCGACCGGCTCCTGGCCGGTGCGACGGCCGCGGCAGGCACCAGTGCGAGCGGCGCCGCCGCGCTGGTGGTCCTGGCCGACGCGGCGGGGCTGAGCGTGACCGAGCTGGGGCGCCGCGTCGGGCTGAGCCAGTCGGCGGCCGCCCGCATGGTCGACGCCCTGGAGAAGCACGGCCTGGTGCGCCGCGAGGCCACCTGGGGCAAGGCGGTGGCGGTGCGGCTCACCGACGCCGGGCGGGAGACCGCCGGCGGCCTGCTCGGTGCCCGTGGGAGCGCGCTCGGCGAGGTGGTGGACGCGTTCGACCGTGCGGAGCGCGAGCAGTTGGAGCAGTTGCTCACCAAGCTGCTCGCCGGGCTGTACCACCGCCCCGGCGACGCCGAGCGGCTCTGCCGGCTGTGCGACCGGGGTTCGTGCGTCGCCCGCGGAGCCGTCTGCCCGGTGGGGCGGGCCGACCGGGAGCACCGCGCCCGGGAAGCGCGCGGCGATGGGTGA
- a CDS encoding DinB family protein: MNWRHELLGQLDFYWEHHLWPRLDGLTDDEYFWEPVEGCWSVREQDDGTFVIDWAWPVPEPPPITTIAWRLAHIAVQVFGIRASAHFGDGSLTLASARWPGDAATALAMLETNYRAWREGVLGLDEAALASPVGEAEGPWADHPYITLVLHITRETVHHGAEVALLRDLYRAGPALPS; encoded by the coding sequence ATGAACTGGCGCCACGAGCTGCTCGGCCAGCTCGACTTCTACTGGGAGCACCACCTGTGGCCCCGGCTCGACGGGCTGACCGACGACGAGTACTTCTGGGAGCCGGTCGAGGGCTGCTGGAGCGTGCGCGAGCAGGACGACGGCACGTTCGTGATCGACTGGGCGTGGCCGGTGCCGGAGCCGCCCCCGATCACCACCATCGCCTGGCGGCTGGCCCACATCGCAGTCCAGGTCTTCGGCATCCGCGCCAGCGCCCACTTCGGTGACGGTTCGCTGACGCTCGCCTCCGCGCGGTGGCCCGGTGATGCGGCCACCGCCCTGGCCATGCTCGAGACGAACTACCGCGCGTGGCGCGAAGGGGTGCTCGGGCTCGATGAGGCGGCGCTCGCCTCGCCGGTCGGCGAAGCGGAAGGGCCGTGGGCGGACCACCCCTACATCACGCTGGTCCTGCACATCACCAGGGAGACCGTGCACCACGGTGCCGAGGTGGCGCTGCTGAGGGACCTGTACCGGGCGGGGCCTGCTCTGCCGTCCTGA
- a CDS encoding AI-2E family transporter gives MAIGSTDPVEPGGNQLPRALTVLLGMAAVVVVVGGMRAAAWLIAPTFLALVIVIATNPVPVWLVGKGVPRWLATAALVVLVYAVLITFAVVVLLSIARLATILPQYASRADALLAGLTHELARFGIGPEQVKNAAGKVDFGKLTGVVGSLLSGVASVGTNLVFLLALLLFISVETGAVGTRMAMVADGHPEAARALREFTLGTRSYLVVSTVFGGIVAVLDVIALLLLGVPLPILWGLLAFVTNYIPTIGFVLGVIPPALLALLQGGWKLAVTVVVVYCVLNFVIQSIIQPRFVGDAVGLSVTVTLLSLVFWTWVIGALGAILAIPLTLLAKAVLVDCDPNARWAGAFLVSDRVSRTRIES, from the coding sequence GTGGCGATTGGTTCCACCGACCCGGTCGAGCCGGGCGGCAACCAGCTCCCGAGAGCGCTGACCGTGCTGCTCGGGATGGCGGCGGTCGTCGTGGTCGTGGGCGGGATGCGGGCGGCCGCGTGGCTGATCGCGCCGACCTTCCTGGCGCTGGTCATCGTCATCGCCACGAACCCGGTGCCGGTGTGGCTGGTCGGCAAGGGCGTGCCGCGCTGGCTGGCCACCGCCGCGCTGGTCGTGCTGGTGTACGCGGTGCTGATCACCTTCGCCGTGGTGGTGCTGCTGTCGATCGCCCGCCTGGCCACGATCCTGCCCCAGTACGCCTCGCGGGCCGACGCGCTCCTGGCCGGGCTTACTCACGAGCTGGCGCGGTTCGGCATCGGCCCGGAACAGGTGAAGAACGCGGCGGGGAAGGTCGACTTCGGCAAGCTGACCGGCGTCGTCGGCTCGCTGCTGTCCGGTGTGGCCAGTGTGGGCACCAACCTGGTGTTCCTGCTGGCGCTGCTGCTGTTCATCAGCGTCGAGACCGGTGCCGTGGGCACGCGGATGGCCATGGTCGCCGACGGCCATCCCGAAGCGGCCCGGGCGCTGCGCGAGTTCACCCTCGGTACGCGCAGCTACCTGGTGGTCTCCACGGTGTTCGGCGGGATCGTCGCGGTGCTGGACGTGATCGCGCTGCTGCTGCTCGGTGTGCCGCTGCCGATCCTGTGGGGGCTGCTGGCGTTCGTGACCAACTACATCCCCACCATCGGTTTCGTCCTCGGCGTGATACCTCCGGCGCTGCTCGCGCTCCTGCAGGGCGGGTGGAAGCTGGCGGTCACGGTCGTGGTGGTCTACTGCGTGCTGAACTTCGTGATCCAGAGCATCATCCAGCCGCGCTTCGTCGGTGACGCGGTCGGACTGTCGGTGACGGTGACGCTGCTGTCGCTGGTGTTCTGGACGTGGGTCATCGGCGCGCTCGGGGCGATCCTGGCCATCCCGCTGACCCTGCTGGCCAAGGCGGTGCTGGTCGACTGCGACCCCAACGCCCGCTGGGCCGGCGCGTTCCTGGTGTCCGACCGGGTCAGCCGCACCCGCATCGAGAGCTAG
- a CDS encoding GAP family protein has protein sequence MTLQILPLAITMMAGPQIMSAIVLVTSQRAVRSSLAFLLGVAVAATAGVAVARGLAALLGNAVHIDGESHTASVVGKVVQIVLVGLLILLAVKNYVQRSTSKPPKWLSTLLTASPATAFKTGLVLILTMPSDVIIMLTVGTNLEHRDLGLVAAVPFIALTVLVAALPLIAYLLFHRRAVTAMPKVREWMNSNSWLINIVVCGIFIALVLSGG, from the coding sequence GTGACTCTGCAAATCCTGCCCCTGGCCATCACGATGATGGCCGGCCCGCAGATCATGTCGGCGATCGTGCTGGTCACCTCGCAGCGAGCGGTGCGTTCCTCGCTGGCGTTCCTGCTGGGCGTGGCGGTGGCCGCGACCGCGGGCGTCGCGGTGGCGCGCGGGCTCGCCGCGCTGCTCGGCAACGCCGTGCACATCGACGGGGAGTCCCATACCGCGAGCGTCGTGGGCAAGGTGGTGCAGATCGTCCTCGTCGGTCTGCTGATCCTGCTTGCGGTCAAGAACTACGTGCAGCGGAGCACGTCCAAGCCGCCGAAGTGGCTCAGCACCCTGCTGACCGCGTCACCGGCGACCGCGTTCAAGACCGGCCTCGTGCTGATCCTGACCATGCCGTCGGACGTGATCATCATGCTGACGGTCGGCACGAACCTGGAGCACCGCGACCTGGGACTGGTCGCGGCCGTGCCGTTCATCGCGCTCACCGTGCTGGTCGCCGCGCTGCCGCTCATCGCCTACCTGCTGTTCCACCGGCGGGCGGTCACCGCCATGCCGAAAGTCCGGGAGTGGATGAACAGCAACAGCTGGCTCATCAACATCGTCGTCTGCGGCATCTTCATCGCACTCGTGCTCTCCGGCGGGTAG
- a CDS encoding DedA family protein — MVRTSVPALFASWPDSPAPPGERFGLWAYFLLFVLVLLSSAGVPFIGTVSVGGAAVLAAHGHLDLIPVLVVSVLGSEAGGIVGYGIGARWGRRLLLRPGRGLEKRQKVLTEGERLYAKWGRLAVFVTTAMISGAAKMKFSQFVVWNLITSTAFVLAVGPASYGAGRIVKGDRDSTSIGLLVFGVAVAVVIVWYAVTRRRRRRAAPAPEPGS, encoded by the coding sequence ATGGTGCGAACGTCAGTTCCCGCGCTGTTCGCCTCGTGGCCCGACTCGCCCGCACCACCCGGCGAGCGCTTCGGGCTCTGGGCGTACTTCCTGCTGTTCGTGCTCGTGCTGCTCTCGTCGGCCGGCGTGCCGTTCATCGGCACGGTGTCGGTGGGAGGGGCGGCCGTGCTCGCCGCCCACGGCCACCTCGACCTGATCCCCGTCCTGGTCGTGTCCGTGCTCGGCAGCGAAGCTGGGGGGATCGTCGGCTACGGGATCGGGGCGCGGTGGGGCCGGCGCCTCCTGCTCCGCCCCGGGCGGGGGCTGGAAAAGCGGCAGAAGGTGCTCACGGAGGGGGAACGCCTCTACGCGAAGTGGGGCAGGCTGGCCGTGTTCGTCACCACCGCGATGATCTCCGGTGCCGCGAAGATGAAGTTCTCCCAGTTCGTCGTGTGGAACCTGATCACCTCGACCGCGTTCGTCCTGGCGGTCGGTCCGGCGTCCTACGGCGCGGGGCGGATCGTGAAGGGGGACCGCGACTCCACCAGCATCGGGCTGCTGGTCTTCGGGGTCGCGGTCGCGGTGGTGATCGTGTGGTACGCCGTGACCCGGCGGCGGCGCCGACGGGCGGCGCCGGCGCCGGAGCCGGGCAGTTGA
- a CDS encoding CoA transferase: protein MDALLADVLTGLGVVDGGAVELTGDPRPHVLRSPLDVSGCAVASVAACLTAAAELAHVRTGRRPEVALDTGHVAAAVLGEALLRDPNGQAIAGFAPLSRLWPAADGWVRTHANYPWHRAALLDAFGLPDRGDAETPLAEAIAALPALEVERRAYDAGGLAVAARTASEWCRSDGGGAVADVPLVTFDEPGARVPLGAAPGALPASGLRVLDLTRVIAGPVGTRMLAALGADVLRVDPPHRPELPLHAVDGVIGKASTALEATEDSGQRLLHALADQADVLVTGYRPGALRALGLEPEQVAERHPGTVVVTLSAWGTSGPWATRRGFDSLVQVASGIGWATSADGDRPGALPCQLLDHATGYLVAAGALAALAERARTGRIRHVRLSLARTARWLLDQGLHDDVADGRRWDPDGYRIPLGGGWTGIAPPGRLDGAPLRWPHLPPRYARAIPAWP from the coding sequence GTGGACGCTCTCCTCGCGGATGTGCTCACCGGTCTCGGGGTCGTCGACGGCGGTGCGGTGGAGCTGACCGGCGACCCGCGCCCCCACGTGCTCCGCTCGCCGCTGGACGTCTCAGGCTGTGCGGTCGCGTCGGTGGCCGCGTGCCTGACCGCGGCCGCCGAACTGGCGCACGTCCGGACCGGCCGCAGGCCCGAGGTCGCACTCGACACCGGTCACGTGGCGGCGGCGGTGCTCGGCGAAGCCCTGCTCCGCGACCCGAACGGGCAAGCGATCGCCGGGTTCGCGCCGCTCTCCCGGCTGTGGCCCGCGGCCGACGGCTGGGTCCGCACGCACGCCAACTACCCCTGGCACCGAGCGGCCCTGCTGGACGCGTTCGGGTTGCCCGACCGCGGCGACGCCGAGACGCCCTTGGCCGAAGCCATCGCGGCGCTACCAGCCCTGGAGGTCGAGCGCCGGGCCTACGACGCGGGCGGGCTCGCGGTCGCCGCGCGGACGGCGAGCGAGTGGTGTCGCAGCGACGGGGGCGGCGCGGTGGCGGACGTGCCGCTGGTGACCTTCGACGAGCCGGGAGCCCGCGTCCCGCTGGGCGCGGCGCCGGGCGCGTTGCCCGCCTCCGGGCTGCGGGTACTGGATCTGACCAGGGTGATCGCCGGGCCGGTCGGGACCCGCATGCTGGCGGCGCTCGGCGCCGACGTGCTGCGGGTCGACCCGCCGCACCGCCCGGAACTCCCGCTGCACGCCGTCGACGGCGTGATCGGCAAGGCCAGCACGGCGCTGGAAGCCACCGAGGACAGCGGTCAGCGCCTGCTGCACGCATTGGCCGACCAGGCCGACGTCCTGGTCACCGGTTATCGGCCCGGCGCGCTCCGAGCGCTCGGCCTGGAGCCGGAGCAGGTGGCCGAACGGCACCCTGGCACCGTCGTCGTCACCCTCTCGGCGTGGGGGACGAGCGGGCCGTGGGCCACCCGCCGCGGCTTCGACAGCCTGGTGCAGGTCGCCTCCGGCATCGGCTGGGCCACCAGCGCGGACGGCGACCGCCCGGGCGCGCTGCCCTGCCAGCTCCTCGACCACGCCACCGGCTACCTCGTCGCGGCCGGCGCGCTGGCCGCGCTCGCCGAACGAGCTCGCACCGGGCGGATCCGGCACGTGCGCCTGTCCCTGGCGCGCACCGCGCGATGGCTCCTCGACCAGGGTCTCCACGACGACGTTGCCGACGGTCGGCGCTGGGACCCCGACGGCTACCGGATCCCGCTCGGCGGCGGGTGGACCGGGATCGCTCCGCCCGGCCGGCTCGACGGCGCCCCGCTCAGGTGGCCGCACCTGCCGCCTCGCTACGCCCGAGCCATCCCCGCCTGGCCCTGA
- a CDS encoding 3-phosphoglycerate dehydrogenase — translation MRVLLADAFPAEHVSALTEHGHDCDYQPDTTTEQLPDRLTGREVLVVRSTAVPSAVIEAADSLRLVIRAGSGTNTIDCESAAERGVHVCNVPGRNAIAVAELAFALMLALDRSVCDNVDDLRAGRWDKKRYSRARGIHGRRVGVVGLGQIGLAFAERAAAFGATVHAVAKPGRSPKTAERADAIGIRFVDDLTTLARTCDVLSLHVPATSATRNLVDADLLAHVQPGTIILNTSRGELVDEDALIAAMEEKDVRAGIDVFTDEPATGTGHIGSRLARHPNVYGTHHIGASTEQAQHAVAAEVVRMVDAFESGSVLNCVNLDAVRLAQSTTRSGEPS, via the coding sequence ATGAGGGTTCTGCTCGCCGACGCGTTCCCCGCCGAGCACGTGTCCGCGCTCACCGAGCACGGACACGACTGCGACTACCAGCCGGACACCACCACCGAGCAGCTCCCCGACCGGCTCACCGGCCGCGAGGTGCTCGTCGTGCGCAGCACAGCGGTCCCGTCGGCCGTGATCGAGGCGGCGGACTCCCTGCGCCTGGTCATCCGCGCGGGTTCGGGCACCAACACGATCGACTGCGAGTCGGCGGCCGAGCGCGGCGTCCACGTCTGCAACGTGCCCGGCCGCAACGCGATCGCGGTCGCCGAGCTCGCCTTCGCGCTGATGCTCGCGCTCGACCGCAGCGTGTGCGACAACGTCGACGACCTGCGCGCGGGCCGCTGGGACAAGAAGCGCTACTCCCGCGCGCGGGGCATCCACGGCCGCCGGGTCGGAGTCGTCGGGCTCGGCCAGATCGGCCTGGCCTTCGCCGAACGCGCCGCTGCGTTCGGCGCCACCGTGCACGCGGTGGCCAAACCCGGCCGCAGCCCGAAGACCGCCGAACGCGCCGACGCCATCGGCATCCGCTTCGTCGACGACCTGACCACGCTCGCGCGGACCTGCGACGTGCTGTCCCTGCACGTGCCCGCCACCTCGGCGACCCGCAACCTGGTCGACGCCGACCTGCTCGCGCACGTGCAGCCGGGCACGATCATCCTCAACACCTCGCGCGGCGAGCTGGTCGACGAGGACGCGCTCATCGCGGCCATGGAGGAGAAGGACGTGCGGGCAGGCATCGACGTCTTCACCGACGAGCCCGCGACCGGGACGGGACACATCGGGTCGCGGCTGGCCCGGCACCCCAACGTCTACGGCACCCACCACATCGGGGCCTCCACCGAGCAGGCCCAGCACGCCGTGGCCGCCGAGGTGGTGCGGATGGTCGACGCGTTCGAGTCCGGTTCGGTGCTGAACTGCGTGAACCTGGACGCGGTGCGCCTCGCGCAGTCCACGACGCGCAGCGGCGAACCCTCGTGA
- a CDS encoding DUF1015 family protein produces MSAYPVRQAAPAEHRGITLRPPRMRLSGPHGAATRLPAPAIVVYRLESGQHRQTGVVVEVSVDDYRDGRIRRHEDTRPDHVRQIAELTESTGTEQTPVMLVHRGRGVLRARLAAITAGEPDVRVLRDGVAHSVWIRRSAELARELADEAGRIDALYIADGHHRMAAAERYADRRRQLGQDHAFTLAALFPGDEARILGYHRCFALAERATAQDVLDRLAAHPGTARIEESAAGATAPGVVAVGLGDRWYRLVLRPRDHRSLDAFTVDDELVPTLSGLTDQAGTTAGSHHAMETCWCAGRNAVRLVPHPPTIEQLMATSDAGVPMPPKSTCFDPKPMSGLFVRELT; encoded by the coding sequence GTGAGCGCCTACCCCGTCCGGCAGGCCGCCCCGGCGGAGCACCGCGGCATCACCCTCCGCCCGCCCCGCATGCGGCTGAGCGGACCGCACGGCGCGGCCACGCGGCTGCCCGCCCCGGCGATCGTGGTGTACCGGCTCGAATCCGGGCAGCACCGGCAGACCGGTGTCGTGGTCGAGGTGTCGGTCGACGACTACCGCGACGGCCGGATCCGCCGCCACGAGGACACCCGGCCGGACCACGTGCGCCAGATCGCCGAGCTGACCGAGAGCACCGGGACCGAGCAGACCCCGGTGATGCTCGTCCACAGAGGACGCGGAGTGCTGCGCGCCCGGCTCGCCGCGATCACCGCAGGCGAACCCGATGTCCGGGTGCTCAGGGACGGTGTCGCGCACTCGGTCTGGATCCGCCGGAGCGCCGAGCTCGCACGTGAGCTCGCCGACGAGGCCGGTCGCATCGACGCGCTCTACATCGCCGACGGCCACCACCGGATGGCGGCTGCCGAGCGCTACGCCGACCGCAGGCGCCAACTCGGCCAGGACCACGCCTTCACCCTGGCCGCGTTGTTTCCCGGCGACGAGGCCCGCATCCTCGGATACCACCGGTGCTTCGCGCTCGCGGAGCGGGCGACGGCCCAGGACGTGCTCGACCGGCTGGCCGCGCATCCGGGCACAGCGCGGATCGAGGAGTCCGCCGCCGGCGCAACGGCTCCCGGAGTCGTGGCGGTGGGGCTGGGTGACCGCTGGTACCGCCTGGTGTTGCGGCCCCGGGACCACCGCTCGCTCGACGCCTTCACCGTCGACGACGAGCTCGTGCCCACGCTCAGCGGTCTCACCGACCAGGCCGGGACGACGGCCGGCAGCCACCACGCGATGGAGACCTGCTGGTGCGCGGGCCGGAACGCGGTCCGGCTCGTCCCGCACCCGCCGACCATCGAGCAGCTCATGGCGACCTCGGACGCCGGGGTGCCCATGCCGCCGAAGTCGACCTGCTTCGACCCCAAACCCATGTCGGGGCTGTTCGTCCGCGAGCTGACCTAG